AAGGTCGCAGACAActcgaaaaaagaaaaatctaaaatagaGTTcgaattagaaaaagaaaaggccaTTGGAGAAGAATAGTACCTTGAGAACGCAGATAGCGACATCCTGGAAAATGAGCTCAAAGTATGTAGAAAGGTGAGGCGGTAGAATAAGTCAAACAAGCCTCAATTTATAGGAAAGGAACATGTAAATGCACGCATAGGGAATGGTTAGGATGCTGACATGTAAGCGCGATGAAACAGTAGGAGTAGCTACTGTCAAGATGATAACTATTCAAACTTCTCCCAGTGTAATAACTTAGCATTAAAAGAAATGGAGGAGTAATTATAGGGGTGTTTAACACCTATTGAGGAAAGGAAATAGATACCCCTCCTACAAAGCCAAAATGCCACCAACACCCCAAGATCTGCGTCCTCTACTAGCGACCAATCCACTCCAAGGACTCGGGATCTTGGCCATACAATGTCTAACAGCTAGGGCTTGAAATGATGCCATATGGACCAGACAAGCAGGCACATATGGCCCTATAGATACTCTCATTCTATTCCATTTATAATAAAGACACATTTATTATTTGCTACCTCGTTTACTACTCCAAATCGCTATTTTTCATTTCGAACTTAAGTATCAGAGACTCTTCGTCAGGGACCATCACGACTAGCCTAACGTACTTTCCTCTTCTTAGGGACCACCTTACGTTCCGGATAATCTGACTGGATCGCAGAGCTTGACCCCCAAGGAGCTCGCGTATTCAACCCGGAccaatatatatctatatatatatatatatatatattcaattacaattttgaaaCTCTCACTTCATCATAAGAAAATAGGTCAATAActacgaaaaaaattaatattaaaatgaacGTCAggttaattaacaaataaaatttttattaaatttgttgctaatatatattaaaaaaatactattatttcctaagaatatatgtattgttattaattattacttgTCGTGCTTGGTTCGGTGATACACAATCagaactattataattatatccacTAACTTTCAAAGATCGAGCACAAcacatttcaataaatttcacTTCTATTCTGATGGGGAAAGCCCCAATTTTCAGACAGAATATCGAAAAtatccttaatgaagggtactCCCATCATTTGGGAGCCCATGATTCGCAAATCAATGAAGGCGAGTCAGATAGACCCGACTCAGGAAGGGTCGTCCGGTCGCGGATGCCTTTCACACTGATGGTCACACGTGGCCCAAACAACAGTATCTACATGagcctataaataccccaacGCATTCCTTTTGAGGTAACTGACATTTGCTATTTTCGACGTACATTCTCCAGTTCGCATATTTTTACTTCGAACAACTCTAatttgagcgtcggagggtcattgtttGGGACGTACCCGACAAGCCTCACGTTCGTGTTTTATCCTCAGGACCCAATCACTAAATTTTGGGGGAATACGTGGCCGTGATCGAGATAACCAACTGAGATCGCATATTTCGAGTGAAAtcatattcatttatatttggCATCTTCATGGCAATCGTACAATAAAGTTGAAAACAGTATATATGTGTCTGGACATGACGGATAACCAATCAATGAAGTCAAAGCTATGTGTGGAGTTCATAAGTTCAAAAGACATACAAAAATCATTCGACAATGTAATAATGCCACCTCACCTTGGCAATTCAATGTAATGCATGATCGCCTTCAACAATTCTGACTACCttttttccaatattattGCCAcgaaaaatatcaagaaaggCCTTTGGAATGCTCTCAACACCATAAGAGATGTCTTCTATGGCCTTGATTTTGCCTGTCTGAAGATATTGGGTGGTGGTTGAAATGAATTCTTGATATATACTCATCAAGTCCAAAGAAATAAACCCTTGTATTCTGATTCTTTTGTAGATTAATTGCACCATATCCAGCTTCGCTTTTCTCAGACTGTCCGTATATTCAGATATCACTCCACAAACTGCCACTCTACCAGAGCTGTTCATATTCTCAACTGCTGCTTCCAACATTTCACCTCCCACATTGTCAAAGTATATATCTATCCCTTCAGGAAAGTACCTGATATTAACCAGTACTCTTCCAGTTACAAGATCAAAAATGAGAATTCGTAACCAATTGGACAACAAGTGGAAATATCCTACGTTAcgttatgggacaaaaaatgtcattttacccataattagtgataattcttatattttcacCTATAATAATTAGCATCTCTCTttttcaccacaaaaattatGGAATACCAATTTTACATAGTGTAGAATTGcaaataatcatttaattattattagggaaaaaataaaaagaaaaggcctATGGacatatgatataaataaCCAAGCATATTTAGAAAGAAATTCACCTTTGAAGAGTTGAACTcaaatcattttcttctttatagTTGAATGCATCGTCAAACCCAATCTTCTCCTTTAGTAAGTCCACCTATAACAAGCCACCACGTGTTCCTTAGATGAAGAAaagtttcacaaaaaattctaGTCCGGTTCTGACTCGACCAAATTTGAACTAATCAAATGGCAATCGCAATACATTTATCATGGGATTGGCGTATAGTTTAGGAAAAGTGagcaatcacataataaaagTGATACTTGTTCTGTGATTAATTTTGTTCAATCAAATATGATTcgaataaaaatttttcaagttttttcaAGTGTATACTTACCTTTTCCTTACTTCCTGCACAGCCAACAACATAGCATCCAGACATCTTGGCATACTGTCCGACTAAAATGCCAACTGATCCACATGCAGCAGAAACAAACACTTTCTCCCCCTTCTTGGGCTTGCAAACTTTGAAAAACCCTACATATGCTGTGAATCCACTAATTCCTACAAGTAAATTAGGGCATGTTAATTACTCGGATGGGCAGAGAGTTTCTCATTGTCacataaaattatgttcaCCACATGTTTATTAATTCTAACATGAACTAGTTAATtactacaaaataaaaaacttaaggTGTCAGTTATATCGGGTGTTTGGACTATTTTAACATCATGTTTACCTCGTAAAAGCTTATCGGTTGGGCCTGaccttatttattatttgactTAAATAAGCTATGTTGAATCATCGGAATAGCCGCATGATCTAATAAAGGGGTATATCGATCATTTTACCCGTCTTATTCCCCatgttttcttcctctttcccGCTGCCCCCACCCTCTCCCCCCGTGTTCTTCCCCACCCCGCCTTCCATCCATCAACCGCCCTCCCCCCCGCCTTGTTTCTGCTGCCAATTTACTTGCtcaatttgtgaaaaaaaaaatagtttttgggATATAGGGCTTTgctactttttctttaatcaaagatttaatataaatttatc
The nucleotide sequence above comes from Sesamum indicum cultivar Zhongzhi No. 13 linkage group LG11, S_indicum_v1.0, whole genome shotgun sequence. Encoded proteins:
- the LOC105173809 gene encoding NADP-dependent alkenal double bond reductase P2-like; amino-acid sequence: MEVKNKYVAMKNHIDGAPNESDFSICEELLSVKLQPQASDDVHVLVQNLYISIDPGLINRMKTHSSTHTSIPEASALLPGQAIEGIGVGRVVDSRHPDFKAGDVVWGLLSWGEYCVVKAGVLLQKLDTSFGFPLSYYAGGVLGISGFTAYVGFFKVCKPKKGEKVFVSAACGSVGILVGQYAKMSGCYVVGCAGSKEKVDLLKEKIGFDDAFNYKEENDLSSTLQRYFPEGIDIYFDNVGGEMLEAAVENMNSSGRVAVCGVISEYTDSLRKAKLDMVQLIYKRIRIQGFISLDLMSIYQEFISTTTQYLQTGKIKAIEDISYGVESIPKAFLDIFRGNNIGKKVVRIVEGDHALH